The Phyllostomus discolor isolate MPI-MPIP mPhyDis1 chromosome 4, mPhyDis1.pri.v3, whole genome shotgun sequence genome window below encodes:
- the IHH gene encoding indian hedgehog protein: protein MSPARLRPRLRVCLLLLLLLVPAARGCGPGRVVGSRRRPPRKLVPLAYKQFSPNVPEKTLGASGRYEGKIARSSERFKELTPNYNPDIIFKDEENTGADRLMTQRCKDRLNSLAISVMNQWPGVKLRVTEGWDEDGHHSEESLHYEGRAVDITTSDRDRNKYGLLARLAVEAGFDWVYYESKAHVHCSVKSEHSAAAKTGGCFPAGARVRLESGVRVALSAVRPGDRVLAMGEDGNPTFSEVLIFLDREPDRLRVFQVIETQDPPRRLALTPAHLLFTANNHTEPAAHFRATFASQVQPGQYVLVAGAPGLQPARVAAVSTHIALGAYAPLTRHGTLVVEDVVASCFAAVADHHLAHLAFWPLRLFHSLTWGSWTPGEGVHWYPQLLYRLGRLLLEESSFHSLGMAGPGS from the exons ATGTCTCCCGCCCGGCTCCGGCCCCGACTGCGGGTctgcctgctcctgctgctgctgctggtgcccgCGGCGCGGGGCTGCGGGCCGGGCCGGGTGGTGGGCAGCCGGCGGCGGCCGCCGCGCAAGCTCGTGCCACTCGCCTATAAGCAATTCAGCCCCAACGTGCCCGAGAAGACCCTGGGCGCCAGCGGGCGCTATGAAGGCAAGATCGCGCGGAGCTCGGAGCGCTTCAAGGAGCTCACCCCCAATTATAATCCCGACATCATCTTCAAGGACGAGGAGAACACGGGCGCCGACCGCCTCATGACCCAG CGCTGCAAGGACCGCCTGAACTCCCTGGCCATCTCGGTGATGAACCAGTGGCCCGGCGTGAAGCTGCGGGTGACGGAGGGCTGGGACGAGGACGGCCACCACTCGGAGGAGTCGCTGCACTACGAGGGCCGCGCAGTGGACATCACCACGTCGGACCGCGACCGCAATAAGTACGGACTGCTGGCGCGCCTGGCTGTGGAGGCCGGCTTCGACTGGGTGTATTACGAGTCCAAGGCCCACGTGCATTGCTCCGTCAAGTCCG AACACTCAGCGGCAGCCAAGACAGGCGGCTGCTTCCCTGCTGGAGCCCGGGTGCGCCTGGAGAGTGGGGTGCGTGTGGCTTTGTCAGCCGTGAGGCCGGGCGACCGGGTGCTGGCCATGGGGGAGGATGGGAACCCCACCTTCAGCGAAGTGCTCATTTTCCTGGATCGGGAGCCAGATAGGCTGAGGGTCTTCCAGGTCATCGAGACCCAGGACCCCCCAAGACGCCTGGCACTCACACCCGCCCACTTGCTCTTCACTGCCAACAATCACACAGAACCAGCAGCCCACTTCCGGGCCACGTTTGCCAGCCAAGTGCAGCCTGGCCAGTACGTGCTGGTGGCCGGGGCGCCAGGCCTGCAGCCTGCCCGAGTGGCAGCTGTCTCCACACACATCGCCCTTGGGGCCTATGCCCCACTGACGAGGCACGGGACGCTGGTGGTAGAGGACGTGGTGGCCTCCTGCTTCGCAGCCGTGGCTGACCACCACCTGGCGCACTTGGCCTTCTGGCCCCTGAGACTGTTTCACAGCTTGACATGGGGCAGCTGGACCCCAGGGGAGGGTGTGCACTGGTACCCCCAGCTCCTGTACCGCCTGGGACGGCTCTTGTTGGAAGAGAGCAGCTTCCACTCGCTGGGCATGGCCGGGCCAGGCAGCTGA